A stretch of the Saccharolobus caldissimus genome encodes the following:
- a CDS encoding acyl-CoA dehydrogenase family protein, with translation MVFPFKSLEDFKVDISQDHELLRSAVRDFSENILAKYLEKGEKELDIPKEVKEKAKEIGLYGLFVDPELGGQGADYISLLVTSEEISRIWPSFSTFLLINWMFIYTLSRFGNEDLKKKYVIPVAKGDKIAAFANTEPSAGSDVAGIKTTAKKLSNGGYVINGRKIFITNGDIADYYIITARTSPPDPNARWKGISMFIVEKDSVKPISRIDTTGLKASHTAEILLEDVKVPEENIVGQEGNGFKYAVSAFDFARTIVASQALGVGQAALEKMVNYSLQRNAFERKLADFQLVQTKVSESLADLEVARLITYWAGTLFKNNKENEYVIAASLAKFISTEAAERIVLRAISVYGGYGVTTSTGLERMLRDLQIMKTYEGTNDIQRISAARYLYNKFIGYKV, from the coding sequence ATGGTATTCCCTTTTAAATCGCTTGAGGACTTCAAGGTAGATATTTCTCAAGATCATGAATTATTAAGAAGTGCAGTGAGAGATTTTTCTGAAAATATATTGGCAAAATACTTAGAAAAAGGTGAGAAGGAATTAGATATACCGAAAGAAGTTAAGGAAAAAGCAAAGGAAATAGGTCTTTATGGTCTTTTCGTAGATCCAGAATTGGGGGGACAAGGAGCTGATTACATTTCTTTACTAGTAACCTCAGAAGAGATAAGTAGAATTTGGCCCTCATTTAGTACTTTCTTGTTAATAAATTGGATGTTCATATATACATTATCTAGGTTCGGTAATGAAGATTTAAAGAAAAAATATGTTATTCCAGTGGCAAAGGGGGATAAAATAGCCGCTTTTGCGAATACTGAACCTTCTGCAGGCTCAGATGTGGCTGGAATAAAAACTACTGCAAAGAAATTAAGCAATGGAGGATATGTAATAAACGGGAGGAAAATTTTCATAACTAATGGTGACATTGCAGACTACTACATTATAACTGCAAGAACATCTCCACCAGATCCTAACGCTAGATGGAAAGGTATTTCCATGTTTATTGTAGAAAAAGATTCTGTAAAGCCAATTAGTAGAATAGACACTACTGGATTGAAAGCGTCTCACACTGCAGAAATATTGCTGGAAGACGTTAAAGTCCCCGAGGAAAATATAGTAGGACAAGAGGGTAATGGTTTCAAATACGCGGTAAGCGCATTTGACTTCGCCAGAACAATAGTAGCTTCTCAAGCTTTAGGGGTTGGGCAAGCAGCATTGGAAAAAATGGTTAATTATAGTTTGCAAAGAAATGCGTTTGAGAGAAAATTAGCTGATTTCCAGCTGGTACAAACGAAGGTTTCAGAGTCATTAGCAGATTTAGAAGTAGCCAGGTTGATAACTTATTGGGCTGGAACCTTATTTAAGAACAATAAGGAAAACGAATACGTAATAGCTGCGTCTTTAGCTAAGTTCATCTCTACCGAGGCCGCTGAGAGGATAGTATTGAGGGCAATTAGCGTTTACGGAGGTTATGGGGTTACTACCTCTACTGGTTTAGAAAGAATGTTAAGGGATCTTCAAATAATGAAAACTTACGAGGGTACTAATGATATTCAGAGAATAAGTGCTGCTAGATATCTTTATAATAAATTCATAGGATATAAGGTGTGA
- a CDS encoding xanthine dehydrogenase family protein molybdopterin-binding subunit, producing MAVLRSNYAWAKFNINPRKAEERGFTVITFDDTKDFNPLPNFFAPKYPKEYILAKNEAKYFGEPLALIVGRDRYEVYDALELVEVDYDPKNPLIDPFKAMEPNSPKLHEDLDSNLVYTDLFVYGEEPKDFDSVEKVFRYNRILPSPIETNGVIADFDKITGSLTVYANTQVPQVFKTALSIIFNIPRPKIRIIVPDSGGGFGGKIFLKPIAMTALASIITGKPVKYIETRYEHMISAVHGPDRHYKAKILYKGDNLLGMDVELVEDFGAYLHTYQPLPILRQIYHLVGPYKMKYLRFKVSGVVTNKPPTGPYRGLGIPPAVLVLENLVKSVSKKIGISEIDLRNRNLIDKLPYESITGAVYDSGNYKEALRRLVVELERDITRDEYTGVGIAFALEPGSSLAFQTLVVNKPRTPYYEGVYMRMDSGGDVTVFLSTNSMGTGHETSISQVVADVLGISMEDVKVILGDTAGPPGTGFYGSRFSVVAISAVYTAALKLKEKMREYLAKMYNVEKEEVQIENGLVKIKGKAFTVKEAANMIYNRSYLIGDEIGLDSSVTINSYNVNVADEKRRVNFSTTYGVNLHGVVIRVDKETGFIKILKYVVLSDCGNMINPMIVDGQLMGGTAMGIGASLYEKVEYDENGIPKQISLGEYWIPSAEEIPNFNILHMISPSPFTPLGTKGVAEGGATVPPAAIINALEDILKKPIEYVEIPITPEYVLNLFK from the coding sequence ATGGCTGTTCTGAGGTCCAATTATGCTTGGGCTAAATTCAATATTAATCCCCGTAAGGCTGAGGAAAGAGGATTTACCGTAATAACGTTTGATGATACTAAAGATTTCAATCCTCTTCCAAATTTTTTCGCTCCCAAATATCCTAAGGAGTATATTTTAGCGAAAAACGAAGCGAAATATTTCGGCGAGCCATTAGCCTTAATAGTAGGAAGGGATAGATATGAGGTTTACGATGCGTTAGAGTTAGTTGAAGTCGATTACGATCCTAAGAACCCGTTAATAGACCCATTTAAGGCCATGGAACCTAACTCACCCAAATTGCATGAGGACTTAGATTCTAACTTAGTTTACACTGATCTATTTGTATATGGCGAGGAACCTAAAGATTTCGATTCAGTGGAAAAAGTTTTCAGATATAATAGGATACTTCCATCTCCTATAGAGACTAATGGTGTTATAGCGGATTTCGATAAGATTACTGGAAGTCTAACAGTATATGCTAATACTCAAGTCCCTCAAGTATTTAAAACAGCATTAAGTATAATTTTCAATATTCCTAGGCCTAAAATACGTATAATAGTACCGGATTCTGGAGGGGGATTCGGGGGGAAGATTTTCCTTAAACCTATAGCAATGACCGCGTTAGCCTCAATTATAACTGGGAAACCCGTTAAGTATATAGAAACTAGATATGAACATATGATATCAGCCGTTCACGGTCCAGATAGGCATTATAAGGCTAAGATTCTTTATAAAGGGGATAACCTATTGGGGATGGATGTAGAGCTTGTTGAGGATTTCGGTGCATATCTGCACACGTATCAACCATTACCAATCCTTAGGCAAATCTATCATCTTGTAGGCCCTTATAAAATGAAGTACTTGAGGTTTAAAGTAAGTGGCGTAGTTACGAATAAACCCCCAACCGGTCCATATAGGGGATTAGGGATTCCTCCTGCAGTACTAGTACTGGAAAATTTAGTTAAATCTGTCTCAAAAAAGATAGGAATAAGTGAAATAGATCTTAGAAATAGAAATTTAATAGACAAATTACCTTATGAAAGTATAACCGGAGCAGTATATGATAGTGGGAATTACAAAGAGGCTTTAAGGAGATTAGTTGTCGAATTAGAGAGAGATATTACGAGAGATGAGTATACCGGTGTTGGGATAGCTTTTGCTTTAGAGCCGGGCTCTTCATTAGCCTTCCAAACCTTAGTTGTGAATAAGCCCAGAACGCCTTATTATGAGGGAGTATACATGAGAATGGATAGCGGAGGAGATGTGACAGTATTCTTATCAACTAATAGTATGGGTACTGGTCATGAGACTAGCATTTCACAAGTTGTAGCTGACGTTTTAGGAATCTCAATGGAGGACGTAAAGGTTATTTTAGGAGATACTGCAGGACCGCCAGGTACTGGATTTTATGGTAGTAGGTTTTCCGTGGTAGCGATATCTGCAGTTTACACTGCTGCCTTAAAACTTAAGGAGAAGATGAGGGAATACTTAGCTAAGATGTATAACGTGGAGAAGGAAGAAGTTCAAATAGAAAACGGATTAGTGAAAATTAAGGGTAAAGCCTTCACCGTGAAGGAAGCTGCTAATATGATTTATAATAGGTCATATCTAATAGGGGATGAGATAGGATTAGACTCATCAGTTACAATAAATTCCTATAACGTTAATGTAGCTGATGAGAAGAGAAGAGTAAATTTCTCGACAACATATGGAGTTAATTTGCACGGAGTAGTAATTAGAGTAGATAAAGAAACAGGATTCATAAAAATTTTGAAATATGTAGTATTAAGTGATTGTGGAAATATGATAAATCCAATGATAGTAGATGGACAGTTAATGGGAGGTACTGCAATGGGAATCGGTGCATCTTTGTATGAAAAAGTAGAATATGACGAGAACGGTATTCCGAAGCAAATATCCTTAGGGGAGTATTGGATTCCTTCTGCAGAAGAGATTCCTAATTTCAATATCTTACATATGATAAGTCCCTCTCCATTTACTCCATTAGGTACTAAGGGTGTAGCTGAGGGAGGAGCTACAGTGCCACCAGCTGCGATCATAAATGCTCTAGAAGATATATTAAAGAAGCCTATTGAATACGTAGAAATTCCGATTACTCCAGAATACGTGCTAAATTTATTTAAGTAG
- a CDS encoding 4Fe-4S binding protein: MLIVMLYVIYEIEKWKSVRRVLVALYLTGMMTVMNLGGYIYLLLKDPFYFLILNAAYMIFGLYPLLYIKDIRNKRIVYIIFSITMVISEIMMGSLIYILETLRAATINASVENLYFVSVMLIEMSFTLILSFKNMNRVLRNYLIGLLLLMPWFPQIFPSLIVPIWASAIIMIGATILIYDTLYNQRLKAHQDTYTTLELISIFTLMMIGEFYFFLTNSLLLFDISMIIGMVWFIYRALAGPNPRKGNYLRNSFVAFSIIFMTFIMEFFMGAVLDFIEGIFSPGLSGFVSSLSLNWLPLTNPFNIIWDFIDILGSVLGSTWFLVMMGIEMGFLAFKKMLEIRIKEVKVRMLLMILAYAIYSVYIPSFSPISKQLPFIPYMWSMGIGTLGPVSNSVILGIIGTYVIYAILSFLFGSRNLCAVTCTAPMMYQGTFYDSLKVYNRTSKIGRKTVTSKTPNWMRIIALSVSLLALISAILSYLNSQNIIRLTILGTDITVLIYFIWFDVLWYLLFISIPFLGTFACVTTGYCYWGVFNQAISRIGLFRLKVKDPKLCINCKTVDCAYACPVGITDMRGWFINKGEFKSFKCVGIGECVNACPYNNIYFYDVRNWIKDKLKH; this comes from the coding sequence ATGCTTATTGTAATGCTTTACGTTATTTATGAGATAGAGAAATGGAAATCTGTTAGAAGAGTTCTAGTAGCCTTATATTTAACAGGAATGATGACAGTAATGAATTTAGGAGGTTATATTTACTTACTTTTAAAAGACCCCTTCTATTTTCTAATTTTGAATGCCGCATATATGATTTTCGGATTATATCCTTTACTATATATTAAGGATATTAGAAATAAGCGGATAGTATACATAATCTTCTCCATAACAATGGTGATATCTGAAATAATGATGGGTTCATTAATTTATATTTTAGAAACTTTAAGAGCCGCTACTATTAATGCCTCCGTAGAGAACCTATATTTTGTAAGTGTAATGTTAATAGAGATGTCCTTTACCTTAATTCTCTCCTTCAAAAACATGAATAGAGTTCTGAGAAATTATCTAATAGGGTTATTGTTACTAATGCCTTGGTTTCCCCAAATATTTCCCTCACTTATAGTACCCATATGGGCTTCTGCAATAATAATGATAGGAGCTACAATATTAATTTACGATACATTATATAATCAAAGGCTTAAGGCACATCAAGATACTTACACTACGCTAGAGTTAATATCAATATTCACTTTAATGATGATAGGTGAGTTCTATTTCTTCTTAACTAATTCGCTCTTACTTTTTGACATTTCCATGATAATAGGAATGGTTTGGTTTATATATAGGGCATTAGCAGGACCAAATCCAAGAAAGGGAAATTATTTAAGAAATTCATTCGTAGCATTTTCAATAATCTTTATGACATTTATAATGGAATTCTTTATGGGGGCTGTATTAGATTTTATTGAGGGTATATTTTCGCCTGGATTATCAGGATTTGTATCTAGCTTATCGTTAAATTGGTTACCTTTAACAAACCCCTTTAACATAATATGGGACTTCATAGATATTTTAGGCTCAGTCCTAGGCTCAACTTGGTTTTTAGTAATGATGGGAATAGAAATGGGATTTTTAGCTTTCAAGAAAATGCTTGAAATAAGAATAAAAGAAGTAAAAGTAAGAATGTTATTGATGATACTTGCGTATGCCATATATTCTGTTTACATTCCTTCTTTCTCTCCCATTTCTAAACAATTACCTTTTATTCCGTATATGTGGTCTATGGGAATAGGAACGTTAGGACCAGTGAGTAATTCAGTAATTTTAGGAATAATTGGAACTTATGTCATTTACGCAATTTTATCATTTCTCTTTGGTTCTAGAAATCTATGCGCAGTAACTTGCACTGCACCAATGATGTATCAAGGTACGTTCTATGACTCTTTAAAGGTTTATAATAGAACTAGTAAGATAGGCAGAAAGACTGTAACCTCAAAAACTCCTAACTGGATGAGAATAATAGCCTTAAGTGTGTCATTACTAGCACTTATCTCCGCTATATTATCGTATCTCAATTCCCAGAATATAATACGTCTCACAATATTAGGAACCGATATTACTGTTCTTATTTACTTCATTTGGTTTGACGTCTTATGGTATCTTCTATTTATTTCAATACCGTTTTTAGGAACATTTGCCTGCGTAACAACTGGATATTGTTATTGGGGAGTGTTTAATCAAGCTATAAGTAGAATAGGATTATTTAGGTTAAAGGTTAAAGATCCTAAATTATGTATTAATTGTAAAACTGTTGACTGTGCATACGCTTGCCCAGTTGGCATAACTGACATGAGAGGATGGTTCATAAATAAGGGAGAATTTAAATCCTTCAAATGTGTAGGGATAGGGGAGTGCGTTAACGCTTGCCCTTATAATAATATTTACTTTTATGATGTAAGAAATTGGATAAAAGACAAATTAAAACATTAA
- a CDS encoding electron transfer flavoprotein subunit alpha/FixB family protein has product MGCFKTKIVIFSENPAYLRMAAAIGQSIGGEIIGISAIPDVKFVNKLYLIDKMDEDGIVDLITSLSPDLVITGSVRKDRAIAARVAGRLKLPIVPDIVSLKLDGNKAIANRVAYSGMGLVTIEAELPLVVTVVGTQLQPKELEPSMEKVQLKEGRIKVVSKKSTASGANLATAQIVVGVGRGIGSKENVKYAEQLAEALGGVVGGSRPVAAELGWVPEDRQIGLSGLRIRPKLYIALGISGQPQHIAGIRDSKVIVAVNTDKNAPILENADYLVVADAVSFCKAMLKKLGKQ; this is encoded by the coding sequence ATGGGGTGCTTTAAGACGAAGATTGTAATATTTTCTGAGAATCCGGCCTATTTAAGAATGGCTGCCGCTATAGGGCAAAGCATTGGAGGAGAAATAATAGGCATATCTGCAATACCAGATGTTAAGTTTGTAAATAAATTATATTTAATAGATAAAATGGATGAAGACGGTATTGTAGACCTAATAACATCACTTTCTCCTGATTTGGTAATCACAGGAAGCGTAAGGAAAGATAGGGCAATTGCAGCAAGAGTAGCGGGAAGGCTTAAGTTACCTATAGTCCCCGATATAGTCTCTTTAAAATTAGATGGAAATAAGGCTATTGCTAATAGGGTTGCATACAGCGGGATGGGATTGGTTACAATAGAAGCAGAATTACCATTAGTTGTGACAGTTGTCGGTACCCAGCTACAGCCTAAAGAATTAGAACCGAGTATGGAGAAGGTTCAGTTAAAGGAGGGAAGAATAAAGGTGGTAAGTAAGAAATCTACGGCTTCTGGTGCCAATTTAGCTACAGCCCAAATAGTAGTAGGCGTAGGGAGGGGTATAGGTTCTAAAGAAAACGTTAAGTACGCTGAACAGTTAGCAGAAGCTTTAGGTGGAGTTGTAGGAGGAAGCAGACCGGTAGCTGCAGAATTAGGATGGGTTCCGGAAGATAGACAAATTGGATTATCTGGATTGAGGATTAGACCTAAACTATATATAGCCTTAGGCATATCTGGACAGCCTCAACATATTGCAGGTATTAGGGATTCTAAAGTTATAGTTGCAGTAAATACTGATAAGAACGCACCCATACTAGAAAACGCTGATTATCTGGTAGTAGCAGACGCGGTTTCCTTCTGTAAAGCCATGCTGAAGAAGTTAGGAAAACAATAA
- a CDS encoding pyruvate ferredoxin oxidoreductase gives MMRKIISGNEAVALAVKLARVGLTGIYPITPQTTIIEVLAEMRAKGEINTEIVRVESEHSAMAATFGAALAGIRSFTATASQGLLYMHEMIWWVAGSRMPIVMVVGTRAVGAPWNIWNEHTDFTSERDSGWIMAFASNPQEALDLTLQGFRISEDERVFLPMMVGMDGFILSHTKTNVLIPNQEQIDEFLPPRRQPYVIDPEDPVGMGNIFPPEEYMKLRESIDNALKNSEDVIREIGKEYSRDINPLSDYSTLNVKYKLDDADYAVVLMGAWAGDAMEAIDSLREKGIKIGMLRIRYLRPWSESEIRNWLKDKKAVLVLDRSTSFGRGGPLYVEIRSTIGDLVPSIKGVVSGLGGVTVSKNDLLYLFNKFVEGFKEDVIWYYPREVGKIEFRTPRDIE, from the coding sequence ATGATGAGGAAGATAATTTCCGGAAATGAGGCTGTGGCATTGGCAGTGAAATTAGCTAGAGTAGGTTTGACTGGAATATATCCAATAACGCCGCAAACTACAATAATTGAAGTTTTAGCTGAAATGAGAGCTAAAGGGGAAATTAATACAGAAATAGTGAGAGTAGAGAGCGAACACTCAGCAATGGCGGCTACTTTCGGTGCAGCGTTGGCTGGGATAAGATCTTTTACTGCTACGGCTTCTCAAGGATTACTCTATATGCACGAAATGATATGGTGGGTTGCTGGAAGTAGAATGCCCATAGTAATGGTAGTGGGGACAAGAGCTGTAGGAGCCCCCTGGAATATTTGGAACGAACATACAGATTTTACCAGTGAGAGAGATAGCGGATGGATAATGGCTTTCGCCAGTAATCCTCAAGAGGCGTTAGATTTAACCCTTCAAGGATTTAGGATTTCAGAGGACGAGAGAGTATTCTTACCAATGATGGTAGGTATGGATGGTTTCATACTATCGCATACTAAAACTAATGTATTAATACCGAATCAAGAGCAAATTGACGAATTTTTACCGCCTAGGAGACAACCTTATGTTATAGACCCAGAGGATCCTGTGGGTATGGGGAATATATTCCCTCCTGAGGAATACATGAAGTTAAGGGAGTCGATAGATAATGCGTTAAAGAACTCAGAAGACGTGATAAGGGAAATCGGGAAAGAGTATAGCAGAGATATAAATCCATTAAGTGACTATTCAACTTTAAACGTTAAGTATAAGTTAGATGACGCGGATTATGCAGTGGTTTTAATGGGAGCGTGGGCTGGAGATGCAATGGAGGCTATAGACTCGTTAAGGGAAAAAGGAATCAAAATAGGAATGTTAAGGATTAGATATCTAAGACCTTGGAGCGAAAGTGAAATAAGGAATTGGTTAAAAGATAAAAAAGCAGTCTTAGTATTGGATAGAAGTACAAGCTTTGGTAGAGGAGGACCGTTATATGTTGAGATAAGATCTACGATAGGGGATTTAGTTCCTTCAATTAAGGGGGTTGTAAGCGGATTAGGAGGAGTTACTGTAAGCAAGAATGATCTATTGTATTTATTTAATAAATTTGTTGAAGGTTTTAAGGAAGACGTAATTTGGTACTATCCGAGGGAGGTAGGTAAAATTGAGTTTAGGACTCCGAGGGATATTGAATAG
- a CDS encoding 4Fe-4S binding protein, producing the protein MSSLSYQYFPVSRPNKGAGGKTGAWRIVKPVVNYNKCIGCKACFMFCPESTIIPINGKVRIDYEYCKGCGVCANVCPVKAIDMVSET; encoded by the coding sequence ATGTCATCGCTTAGCTATCAATACTTTCCAGTAAGTAGACCTAATAAGGGTGCAGGTGGTAAAACTGGAGCCTGGAGAATAGTAAAACCAGTGGTTAATTATAATAAGTGCATAGGCTGTAAGGCGTGTTTTATGTTCTGTCCGGAATCCACTATAATCCCCATTAACGGGAAAGTGAGAATTGATTACGAATATTGTAAAGGTTGTGGCGTATGTGCGAACGTATGTCCAGTAAAGGCTATTGATATGGTGAGTGAAACATGA
- a CDS encoding 4Fe-4S dicluster domain-containing protein → MERKLGFIFDHNKCIICNACVDACNKAYGNLNWRSLIVMQYGENKTALSIACNHCDNPTCMEVCPANAIEKNDMGIVRIKEDSCIGCGFCAWACPYEALKFNNDGIMTKCHLCYDRLIGGKGIPYCVEACPTGALSFGWIEKGEANVEYLPPENITKPRIVIKKPEDKVEIKANVLHRKKEENYLGLLAFTIGSEFALGYSIFKLPFWSLIGALIPLVTLLLSINHAKKFNRFYRVIYNLKTSWLSREVLFSSLSVLFYFLSIINQTFYYPAVILLTLGVISSIMIYMLKSRPSWYNSDTPISFLGAIFTMSLPLVYYITHSYIYLLFLIVVLAIENISTIINRKSLKTRIVMNTISIILSLIALFIPQIIFGSEILNIVSETMNRREFYEKVIYYGLPKV, encoded by the coding sequence ATGGAAAGGAAATTGGGATTTATATTTGATCATAACAAGTGTATAATCTGCAACGCTTGTGTGGACGCATGTAATAAAGCTTATGGAAATTTGAATTGGAGAAGTTTAATTGTCATGCAATACGGTGAAAATAAAACAGCTCTATCAATAGCCTGCAATCATTGTGATAACCCAACTTGCATGGAAGTATGTCCAGCCAATGCAATTGAAAAAAACGATATGGGAATAGTGAGAATAAAGGAAGATTCTTGCATAGGTTGCGGATTTTGTGCATGGGCTTGTCCCTATGAGGCGTTAAAGTTTAACAATGATGGGATAATGACTAAATGTCATCTATGTTATGATAGGCTAATAGGGGGAAAGGGTATCCCATATTGCGTAGAAGCATGTCCCACTGGAGCGTTGTCGTTTGGATGGATAGAGAAGGGGGAAGCAAATGTAGAATATTTACCTCCAGAAAATATAACTAAGCCGAGAATTGTAATCAAAAAACCCGAGGACAAAGTAGAGATTAAAGCTAATGTATTACATAGGAAAAAGGAGGAGAACTACTTAGGTTTATTAGCGTTTACAATTGGTAGTGAGTTCGCCTTAGGGTACTCAATTTTCAAATTGCCCTTTTGGAGTTTGATTGGTGCTCTAATTCCTTTAGTAACATTATTATTATCTATAAATCACGCTAAGAAATTTAACAGGTTTTATAGGGTGATATATAATCTAAAGACTTCATGGTTAAGTAGAGAAGTCTTATTCTCCTCTTTATCCGTGTTATTTTACTTTCTAAGCATTATAAACCAAACATTTTATTATCCTGCGGTAATTTTGCTTACCTTAGGGGTAATCTCTAGCATAATGATATATATGTTAAAATCCAGACCATCATGGTATAACTCTGACACGCCTATTTCTTTCTTAGGTGCAATATTTACAATGTCGTTACCATTGGTATACTACATTACACACTCCTACATTTACCTTCTATTTTTAATAGTAGTTTTAGCTATAGAAAACATTAGTACTATAATTAATAGAAAAAGTTTAAAAACAAGAATTGTAATGAATACGATATCCATAATTTTATCATTAATAGCATTATTTATTCCTCAGATAATTTTTGGTTCAGAAATTTTAAACATTGTATCGGAAACGATGAATAGAAGAGAGTTCTATGAAAAAGTTATATATTATGGTCTCCCTAAGGTTTAA
- a CDS encoding 2-oxoacid:acceptor oxidoreductase family protein, giving the protein MLEIRFHGRGGQGVVTAAHLLAEAAGYENLYASSFPIYGAERRGAEIEAYCRISDAPIRVTSPVEEPDYLVVFDSSLLKLSKNIFRGLKDSSIVLVNSPTNPSLNWKTFYVNATKIALDVGLVKSGWPMVNVIMLGALVKITKIPSIESLERAIEEEFEGKIAELNVKAVRIAYEQVSESYVIA; this is encoded by the coding sequence TTGCTCGAAATAAGATTCCACGGTAGAGGTGGTCAAGGTGTTGTCACTGCCGCACACTTATTAGCTGAAGCCGCAGGTTACGAGAACTTATACGCTTCTTCTTTTCCCATTTACGGTGCGGAGAGAAGAGGTGCAGAAATAGAGGCTTATTGCAGAATATCTGATGCTCCTATTAGAGTAACCTCACCAGTAGAGGAACCAGATTACTTAGTTGTCTTCGATAGCTCGCTACTTAAGCTTTCAAAAAATATATTTAGAGGATTAAAGGATAGTTCCATAGTTCTAGTAAATTCTCCTACTAATCCTAGTTTAAATTGGAAGACTTTTTACGTAAATGCTACTAAAATTGCGTTAGATGTAGGTTTAGTTAAATCAGGATGGCCTATGGTTAATGTAATTATGTTAGGGGCATTAGTAAAGATAACCAAAATTCCTAGTATAGAATCCTTAGAGAGGGCGATAGAAGAAGAGTTCGAGGGTAAGATAGCTGAACTCAACGTTAAGGCTGTTAGAATAGCTTATGAGCAGGTAAGTGAGAGTTATGTCATCGCTTAG
- a CDS encoding electron transfer flavoprotein subunit beta/FixA family protein — protein sequence MNIVVGFKIVPDDQMIKIVGDKLVTDAPLKVSTYDKNAIEEAVRLKEKFGGKVVGITVGNNDRKSIREALAMGVDEVISVLVKNPDVYVTAMAIVENVKPLNPDILLFSEMSTDSGTSALPAYVAELLGLPYVSNVRSLKIEGNKIIADRGMVSYIETVETTLPAVISVGGEINTPRIPSVKQIMESAKKPVKEVKFEAQPKVVIRDIKPLIVNRKKIVIEESDIDKAVDKLLEYLKADGVL from the coding sequence ATGAACATTGTAGTAGGTTTTAAAATAGTTCCAGATGATCAGATGATTAAGATTGTGGGTGATAAACTAGTCACTGATGCTCCCTTAAAGGTTAGTACTTACGATAAGAACGCTATTGAGGAAGCAGTTAGATTGAAAGAGAAGTTCGGTGGTAAGGTTGTGGGAATTACCGTAGGTAATAACGACAGAAAGAGCATTAGGGAAGCATTAGCTATGGGTGTGGATGAGGTTATTTCAGTGTTGGTTAAAAATCCCGATGTCTATGTTACCGCTATGGCTATAGTCGAAAACGTAAAACCATTAAATCCAGATATATTACTCTTCTCTGAAATGAGTACTGATAGCGGTACTTCGGCTTTACCAGCATATGTAGCTGAGTTGTTAGGGTTACCTTACGTTTCAAATGTCAGATCTCTCAAGATAGAAGGTAATAAAATAATAGCGGATAGGGGGATGGTTAGTTATATAGAAACTGTAGAAACTACACTTCCTGCAGTCATTAGTGTAGGCGGTGAGATAAATACTCCAAGAATTCCGAGTGTAAAACAAATAATGGAATCCGCAAAGAAGCCAGTTAAGGAGGTTAAATTTGAGGCACAGCCTAAAGTAGTTATTAGGGATATTAAGCCTTTGATCGTAAATAGGAAGAAAATAGTTATAGAGGAAAGTGATATAGATAAGGCAGTTGATAAATTACTTGAATATTTAAAAGCTGATGGGGTGCTTTAA